The following proteins are co-located in the Pectinophora gossypiella chromosome 23, ilPecGoss1.1, whole genome shotgun sequence genome:
- the LOC126377430 gene encoding vacuolar ATPase assembly integral membrane protein VMA21 homolog, protein MTEVKASEIPDFQVFTTVIRYCLLIISIPVLSFFLAKLVLFDGILKLEPITSSVYSAVVAVLVLHIALALYIYRAYYEAERPPPPKPVKKD, encoded by the exons ATGACTGAAGTGAAAGCAAGT GAAATACCGGATTTCCAGGTGTTTACGACGGTAATAAGGTATTGTTTACTGATTATCAGCATCCCTGTGCTATCCTTCTTCCTTGCGAAGCTCGTGTTATTTGATGGGATCTTGAAATTGGAACCGATTACAAGCAGCGTGTATTCGGCTGTTGTAGCCGTACTCGTTCTACATATCGCGCTAGCATTATACATCTACAGGGCTTATTACGAAGCTGAGAGGCCTCCGCCACCAAAGCCCGTCAAGAAGGACTAA
- the LOC126377394 gene encoding piRNA biogenesis protein EXD1-like has protein sequence MDKAYIKGELLQLHTKDSEVVEGRFYSINSDMSKISLYNVKESPQGDKNESICHYYNTEVRNIVKLPDTGEVKQLKISQKECEEIVKVSKQYQYVNQIDTKFHEAVNDLNDYEYIALSTDGANMGRKCKMPFLVLSSPHQIYIFDIQVMQYHAFDAGIRKLLESESPKKIVHDSRKVSDCLYHKHNVKLNSVFDTQVADIIITKNKTGIFPSTVKPLPECLNSYLGLQPNSVDEKLDIVECTERPLSVKIKENLAKNIAFLHCLSEIIHKEMMLPFVRGVEFYIEHLRSCDDFKAWELCGKHQQLPKDFKSAIEY, from the exons ATGGACAAAGCTTACATAAAAGGGGAGTTGTTACAACTCCACACTAAAGATTCTGAGGTAGTTGAAGGACGTTTCTACAGCATCAACAGTGACATGTCCAAGATATCGCTGTACAATGTGAAGGAATCACCTCAAGGCGATAAAAATGAAAGCATCTGCCATTACTATAATACTGAAGTGAGGAATATTGTGAAACTGCCCGATACAGGTGAAGTGAAACAAttgaaaatatcacaaaaagaaTGTGAGGAAATTGTAAAAGTTTCAAAACAGTATCAATATGTCAATCAAATTGATACAAAATTCCATGAGGCTGTTAATGATTTGAACGATTACGAATACATAGCTCTCAGCACAGATGGTGCTAATATGGGGCGGAAATGCAAGATGCCATTTTTAGTGCTATCTTCTCCTCACCAGATCTACATTTTTGACATCCAAGTGATGCAATACCATGCATTTGATGCTGGTATCAGGAAACTCCTTGAAAgtgagagtccaaagaagattGTACATGACAGCAGAAAGGTGTCAGACTGTCTGTACCATAAACACAATGTTAAGCTTAATTCTGTCTTTGATACTCAg GTTGCCGATATAATTATCACTAAAAACAAGACTGGCATCTTTCCTAGTACAGTGAAGCCTTTACCAGAATGTCTGAATTCCTATCTTGGTCTACAACCCAATTCTGTTGATGAAAAG CTGGATATAGTAGAATGCACTGAGCGCCCTCTGTCGgtgaagattaaagaaaatctTGCAAAGAACATTGCATTTCTGCATTGTCTCTCTGAAATAATCCATAAAGAGATGATGTTGCCTTTCGTCAGAGGAGTCGAATTCTACATCGAGCATCTTCGTTCATGTGATGACTTCAAAGCATGGGAGCTTTGTGGCAAACATCAACAGCTACCAAAAGACTTCAAAAGCGCAATTGAATATTAA
- the LOC126377336 gene encoding uncharacterized protein LOC126377336, with product MAFSDLCHISNAYKSVENEPDQSERIMEENSMVRDLITKILDETGPTEGSSSVQPPEKAVNSVPNQYPKNDTATFPPPNFNYQNNMFNFQNDQNGFNYNLQNGFGNGFVNYTDNDVGLLGVDTVDAATDVTPEQLNLLRLAAQEIGGAQFTSPNKFDDKFYNYFEPSQRNSLPETNMFPLNNFNRPNSLNLEMNYNSNFESPFNNVQQRFPNAFMKDQSQESADILAYLNQLNLSLDRRDDVPNNMDFKMHEMNGHYQNDDFNKMQEQKMFFNRNFQPPPNKNFNGDNFFLNDMMQVNDRGLNQNFDFANQTPVSGPNSMNFKPNGFHQNEFMRRDMGQMPREGFQPNGTMNEQRNFDNSGRDNMQQAALMRQNQELARQMSLLMRNRPPPNQLNVDVSFLHENTPFNLGLGALLGPSPPVPPPVLPSPMMDMPLLAPFYAIRNMRGAATSSGILHARLDACYEQWRQLERERKRTEARLALAYPGRAVSSSNSIPVPRLPPCPTRVDRLTVDMLREHTKVLTLMGKMETLRASVCVAQNKKPSKPEDAKITVLKRGQENVANEKEKDSGVDPTSFDPTTWREDVKNLSEIAPHSEVESAMLSWRSAVGAVQAARRRELAPHAAHAPHARYVRQDPILQLAEAVKQLGVCARRARCAMWCDLTLTVALAPPHARADPAAHADAAPAPAPAPAKISVNELNHSPSSHHNAKQPAHDNVATSSPNNSKQTHHDAKEDKSPNETKSDTKTETNNNKTSTTNKQVDKQQDNKNQQRRTQNYRKLNQGRNDFYQKNQRYDNRFMHNRHPYYLATGPIN from the exons atggcCTTCAGTGATTTATGTCACATAAGTAATGCGTACAAATCCGTCGAAAATGAACCAGACCAG tCGGAACGCATTATGGAAGAAAACTCTATGGTCCGGGATCTCATCACAAAGATCCTTGATGAGACCGGACCCACAGAAGGGAGCAG CTCTGTACAACCACCGGAAAAAGCTGTAAACAGTGTACCAAACCAGTATCCCAAAAATGACACCGCGACATTTCCACCGCCAAACTTTAACTATCAAAACAACATGTTTAACTTCCAAAACGACCAGAACGGATTCAATTACAATCTGCAGAATGGTTTTGGAAACGGTTTTGTCAATTATACCGACAACGACGTCGGCTTGCTTGGCGTGGACACTGTTGACGCGGCCACTGACGTCACACCGGAACAACTGAACCTTCTGAGGCTGGCGGCGCAAGAGATCGGAGGCGCCCAATTCACAAGCCCCAACAAATTCGACGACAAATTCTATAATTACTTCGAACCGAGCCAAAGAAACTCCCTGCCAGAAACAAACATGTTCCCACTGAACAACTTCAACAGGCCTAACAGTCTGAACTTGGAAATGAACTACAATTCGAACTTCGAAAGCCCTTTCAACAATGTGCAACAAAGATTTCCGAACGCATTCATGAAAGATCAGAGTCAAGAGTCAGCTGATATTCTGGCGTACTTGAACCAGCTGAACTTATCTCTGGACCGTAGGGACGATGTGCCCAATAATATGGACTTTAAGATGCACGAAATGAATGGGCATTACCAGAACGATGACTTTAATAAAATGCAGGAGCAAAAGATGTTCTTTAACAGGAACTTCCAGCCGCCCCCAAACAAGAATTTCAATGGAGATAACTTCTTCTTGAATGACATGATGCAGGTGAATGATCGAGGTTTGAACCAGAACTTCGATTTTGCGAATCAGACGCCAGTTTCGGGTCCTAACTCGATGAATTTTAAGCCGAACGGATTTCACCAGAACGAGTTTATGAGGCGCGATATGGGGCAAATGCCTCGAGAAGGGTTCCAGCCTAATGGGACTATGAATGAGCAACGAAACTTTGACAATTCCGGACGAGACAATATGCAGCAGGCTGCATTGATGAGGCAGAACCAAGAGCTGGCGAGGCAGATGAGCTTATTGATGAGGAATCGTCCACCGCCAAACCAGTTAAACGTCGATGTCTCCTTTCTACATGAGAATACACCCTTTAATCTCG GTCTTGGAGCATTGCTAGGTCCCAGCCCACCTGTACCCCCACCAGTTTTGCCGTCGCCTATGATGGATATGCCTCTCTTAGCCCCGTTCTACGCTATTAGGAATATGAG GGGCGCGGCAACCTCCTCTGGGATTCTCCACGCGCGCCTCGACGCATGCTACGAACAATGGCGGCAGTTGGAACGCGAGAGGAAACGCACAGAGGCTCGCTTAGCCCTGGCTTACCCCGGTCGGGCCGTGTCATCATCAAACTCTATACCTGTACCAAGACTGCCCCCGTGTCCTACTAGAGTCGACAGGCTTACTGTGGACATGCTGCGGGAGCATACCAAG GTTTTAACCCTAATGGGCAAGATGGAGACTCTACGAGCGAGCGTCTGCGTAGCTCAGAACAAGAAGCCTAGTAAACCAGAAGACGCAAAGATCACAGTATTGAAGAGGGGTCAAGAGAATGTTGCTAATGAGAAGGAGAAGGACAGTGGGGTAGATCCGACATCGTTTGATCCGACCACGTGGCGTGAGGACGTCAAGAACCTTTCTGAGAT CGCCCCGCACAGTGAGGTGGAGAGCGCGATGCTGTCGTGGCGCAGCGCCGTGGGCGCCGTgcaggcggcgcggcgccgcgaGCTGGCGCCGCACGCCGCGCACGCGCCGCACGCGCGCTACGTGCGGCAGGACC CGATCCTGCAGCTGGCGGAGGCGGTGAAGCAGCTGGGCGTGtgcgcgcggcgcgcgcgctgcgCCATGTGGTGCGACCTGACGCTCACCGTGGCGCTggcgccgccgcacgcgcgcgCCGACCCCGCCGCCCACGCcgacgccgcgcccgcgcccgcgcccgcgcccgccaaGATCTCCGTG AACGAGCTTAACCACAGTCCGAGTTCCCACCACAATGCGAAGCAACCGGCACACGATAACGTGGCCACATCGAGTCCCAACAACTCGAAGCAGACGCATCATGATGCTAAAGAG GACAAATCTCCCAACGAAACAAAAAGCGACACCAAAACCGAGACAAACAACAACAAGACGTCGACAACAAACAAGCAAGTCGACAAACAACAAGACAACAAGAATCAACAACGTCGCACTCAGAACTACAGGAAGCTCAACCAGGGCAGGAATGACTTCTACCAGAAGAACCAAAGGTACGACAATAGGTTCATGCATAATAGACATCCGTACTACTTGGCCACCGGCCCTATAAACTAA